A genome region from Scleropages formosus chromosome 6, fSclFor1.1, whole genome shotgun sequence includes the following:
- the LOC108936121 gene encoding SWI/SNF-related matrix-associated actin-dependent regulator of chromatin subfamily B member 1-A-like isoform X1, translated as MALSKTFGPKPLKFQLEEDGDFYMIGSEVGNYLRMFRGSLYKRYPSLWRRPASVEERKKIVASSHNHGYTTLATSLTLLKASEVEEILDGKDEKYKAVSISTEPPAYLREQKAKRNSQWVPTLPNSSHHLDAVPCSTTINRSRLSRDKKRTFPLCFDDHDPAVIHESANQPEVLVPIRLDMEIDGQKLRDAFTWNMNEKLITPEMFAEIFCDDLDLNPLTFVPAIASAIRQQIESYPMESILDEQTDQRVIIKLNIHVGNISLVDQFEWDMSEKENSPETFALKLCSELGLGGEFVTTIAYSIRGQLSWHQRTYAFSENPLPTVEIAIRNTGDADQWCPLLETLTDAEMEKKIRDQDRNTRRMRRLANTAPAW; from the exons ATGGCGCTGAGTAAAACGTTCGGGCCGAAGCCGCTGAAATTccagctggaggaggatggGGACTTTTACATGATCGGGTCGGAG GTGGGTAACTACCTGCGAATGTTCAGAGGCTCCTTGTATAAAAGGTACCCGTCGCTCTGGAGGAGGCCGGCTTctgttgaggagaggaaaaagatAGTAGCATCATCGCACA ATCATGGTTACACAACTTTAGCCACCAGTTTGACTCTGCTGAAGGCGTCTGAAGTGGAAGAGATTCTCGATGGGAAAGATGAAAAGTACAAAGCAGTTTCCATCAGCACAGAGCCACCAGCCTACCTGAG GGAGCAGAAGGCCAAGCGGAACAGCCAGTGGGTGCCCACCCTGCCCAACAGCTCCCACCACCTGGATGCCGTGCCCTGCTCCACCACCATCAACCGCAGTCGCCTGAGTCGTGACAAGAAGAGGACCTTCCCTCTCTG CTTTGATGACCACGACCCTGCAGTCATCCATGAGAGCGCCAACCAGCCCGAAGTCTTGGTTCCGATCCGCCTCGACATGGAGATTGACGGACAGAAGCTCAGAGATGCCTTCACGTGGAATATGAATG AGAAACTGATTACCCCTGAGATGTTTGCCGAAATCTTCTGCGATGACCTGGACCTGAACCCGCTGACCTTCGTTCCTGCCATCGCCTCGGCCATCCGGCAGCAGATTGAGTCCTATCCCATGGAAAGCATACTGGATGAGCAGACGGACCAAAGGGTCATCATTAAG TTGAACATCCACGTGGGCAACATCTCGCTGGTGGACCAGTTTGAGTGGGACATGTCGGAGAAGGAGAACTCCCCGGAGACATTTGCCCTCAAACTGTGCTCAGAGCTGGGCTTGGGGGGTGAATTCGTCACCACCATCGCCTACAGCATCCGGGGACAGCTCAGCTGGCACCAGAGGACCTACGCCTTCAG TGAGAACCCGTTACCCACAGTGGAGATTGCCATCCGCAACACCGGTGACGCCGACCAGTGGTGCCCCCTCCTGGAGACGCTGACGGATGCCGAGATGGAGAAGAAAATCAGAGACCAGGATAGGAACACGAG GCGCATGAGACGTCTTGCAAATACAGCTCCGGCCTggtaa
- the LOC108936121 gene encoding SWI/SNF-related matrix-associated actin-dependent regulator of chromatin subfamily B member 1-like isoform X2 encodes MALSKTFGPKPLKFQLEEDGDFYMIGSEVGNYLRMFRGSLYKRYPSLWRRPASVEERKKIVASSHTTSLTLLKASEVEEILDGKDEKYKAVSISTEPPAYLREQKAKRNSQWVPTLPNSSHHLDAVPCSTTINRSRLSRDKKRTFPLCFDDHDPAVIHESANQPEVLVPIRLDMEIDGQKLRDAFTWNMNEKLITPEMFAEIFCDDLDLNPLTFVPAIASAIRQQIESYPMESILDEQTDQRVIIKLNIHVGNISLVDQFEWDMSEKENSPETFALKLCSELGLGGEFVTTIAYSIRGQLSWHQRTYAFSENPLPTVEIAIRNTGDADQWCPLLETLTDAEMEKKIRDQDRNTRRMRRLANTAPAW; translated from the exons ATGGCGCTGAGTAAAACGTTCGGGCCGAAGCCGCTGAAATTccagctggaggaggatggGGACTTTTACATGATCGGGTCGGAG GTGGGTAACTACCTGCGAATGTTCAGAGGCTCCTTGTATAAAAGGTACCCGTCGCTCTGGAGGAGGCCGGCTTctgttgaggagaggaaaaagatAGTAGCATCATCGCACA CCACCAGTTTGACTCTGCTGAAGGCGTCTGAAGTGGAAGAGATTCTCGATGGGAAAGATGAAAAGTACAAAGCAGTTTCCATCAGCACAGAGCCACCAGCCTACCTGAG GGAGCAGAAGGCCAAGCGGAACAGCCAGTGGGTGCCCACCCTGCCCAACAGCTCCCACCACCTGGATGCCGTGCCCTGCTCCACCACCATCAACCGCAGTCGCCTGAGTCGTGACAAGAAGAGGACCTTCCCTCTCTG CTTTGATGACCACGACCCTGCAGTCATCCATGAGAGCGCCAACCAGCCCGAAGTCTTGGTTCCGATCCGCCTCGACATGGAGATTGACGGACAGAAGCTCAGAGATGCCTTCACGTGGAATATGAATG AGAAACTGATTACCCCTGAGATGTTTGCCGAAATCTTCTGCGATGACCTGGACCTGAACCCGCTGACCTTCGTTCCTGCCATCGCCTCGGCCATCCGGCAGCAGATTGAGTCCTATCCCATGGAAAGCATACTGGATGAGCAGACGGACCAAAGGGTCATCATTAAG TTGAACATCCACGTGGGCAACATCTCGCTGGTGGACCAGTTTGAGTGGGACATGTCGGAGAAGGAGAACTCCCCGGAGACATTTGCCCTCAAACTGTGCTCAGAGCTGGGCTTGGGGGGTGAATTCGTCACCACCATCGCCTACAGCATCCGGGGACAGCTCAGCTGGCACCAGAGGACCTACGCCTTCAG TGAGAACCCGTTACCCACAGTGGAGATTGCCATCCGCAACACCGGTGACGCCGACCAGTGGTGCCCCCTCCTGGAGACGCTGACGGATGCCGAGATGGAGAAGAAAATCAGAGACCAGGATAGGAACACGAG GCGCATGAGACGTCTTGCAAATACAGCTCCGGCCTggtaa